The proteins below are encoded in one region of Gadus macrocephalus chromosome 14, ASM3116895v1:
- the irx6a gene encoding Iroquois homeobox protein 6a isoform X1, producing MLTIDKTTMSFSQFGYPYNATSQFFVSANPSTTCCDSISRSGSDCTSGSPSAASFCCPPSYENRLLASTRTELGAALGMYSSPYAAAAAASQNYANYFPYSTEPSAIYSTLNPQYDIKDGTGTLHSGITQTAAYYPYEHSLGQYQYDRYGTVDFNSTARRKNATRETTSTLKTWLYEHRKNPYPTKGEKIMLAIITKMTLTQVSTWFANARRRLKKENKMTWSPKNKGGEDRKDDLEKSDLDCVTKDSSDCKEKDLHLSDLDDMEDEDCDKMDSDCEKGPSEEQDLHRAMAVSGAPAKGDRGSELPLSLHPGFHPFPCGVKSVTSLPGLPSDFLDSVPLKPLSSTTTTSSSSSSSSSCGPPGALSLSHYEASDKPRIWSLARTAASGVILSSHPGAVLSPHPGAEGRHPGGDCQLHGSRPPQAPAVACRGGTGGGGLHASSHATNAENPFQEGPPLHPKLYGAGGYGHKALGLSCSAFPSLQDACQFASIEGFAGVKAETDSPDLSRACASLQEDKVTAFRAVMKR from the exons ATGCTTACAATAGACAAGACAACTATGTCTTTCTCGCAGTTTGGATACCCCTACAATGCAACTTCACAG TTTTTCGTGTCGGCAAACCCCAGTACGACTTGCTGCGATTCGATTTCCAGGTCAGGCTCTGACTGCACGAGTGGCTCCCCGTCCGCAGCCTCCTTCTGCTGCCCCCCGTCCTACGAGAACCGTCTGCTGGCGAGCACCAGGACGGAGCTCGGCGCCGCGCTCGGCATGTACAGCTCCCCTTATGCGGCTGCGGCTGCCGCCAGCCAGAACTATGCCAACTACTTCCCCTACAGCACCGAGCCGTCCGCCATCTACTCCACGCTG AACCCCCAGTATGATATTAAAGATGGCACTGGGACACTTCATTCTGGCATCACCCAAACTGCGGCATACTATCCTTACGAGCACTCGCTCGGACAGTACCAGTACGACAG GTACGGGACGGTGGACTTCAACAGCACAGCCAGGAGGAAGAACGCCACAAGGGAGACCACCAGCACCCTGAAGACCTGGCTGTACGAACACCGCAAGAACCCCTACCCCACCAAGGGCGAGAAGATCATGCTGGCCATCATCACCAAGATGACCCTCACACAGGTGTCCACCTGGTTCGCCAACGCCAGGAGGAGGCTAAAGAAGGAGAACAAGATGACCTGGTCCCCCAAGAACAAGGGCGGCGAGGACAGGAAGGATGACCTTGAGAAGAGCGACCTGGACTGCGTCACCAAAG actCCAGCGACTGCAAGGAGAAGGACCTGCACCTCAGCGACCTGGACGACATGGAGGACGAGGACTGTGACAAGATGGACAGCGACTGTGAGAAGGGCCCCTCAGAGGAGCAGGACCTCCACAGGGCCATGGCCGTGTCCGGGGCCCCCGCCAAGGGGGATCGCGGCTCCGAGCTCCCCCTGAGCCTCCACCCCGGCTTCCACCCGTTCCCCTGTGGCGTCAAGAGCGTGACCTCGCTCCCCGGCCTGCCCTCCGACTTCCTGGACTCTGTGCCTCTGaagcccctctcctccaccaccaccacctcctcctcctcctcctcgtcctcgtcctgtgggcccccgggggccctgtccctgtcccactACGAGGCCTCCGACAAACCCAGGATCTGGTCCCTGGCGCGCACCGCCGCCTCGGGGGTCATCCTGAGTTCCCATCCCGGGGCGGTCCTGAGCCCCCATCCCGGGGCCGAGGGGCGGCACCCGGGCGGGGACTGCCAgctgcacggctcccggccCCCCCAGGCCCCTGCGGTGGCGTGCCGGGGCGGCACCGGAGGCGGGGGCCTCCACGCTTCGAGCCACGCGACCAACGCGGAGAACCCCTTCCAGGAGGGCCCCCCCCTGCACCCCAAGCTGTACGGGGCGGGGGGCTACGGCCACAAGGCCCTGGGACTGTCGTGCTCCGCCTTCCCCTCGCTCCAGGACGCCTGCCAGTTTGCCAGCATCGAAG gattCGCTGGTGTCAAGGCGGAGACAGACTCGCCTGACCTCAGCAGGGCATGCGCGAGTCTGCAGGAAGACAAGGTCACGGCGTTCAGAGCGGTGATgaagaggtga
- the irx6a gene encoding Iroquois homeobox protein 6a isoform X2: MQLHRSGSDCTSGSPSAASFCCPPSYENRLLASTRTELGAALGMYSSPYAAAAAASQNYANYFPYSTEPSAIYSTLNPQYDIKDGTGTLHSGITQTAAYYPYEHSLGQYQYDRYGTVDFNSTARRKNATRETTSTLKTWLYEHRKNPYPTKGEKIMLAIITKMTLTQVSTWFANARRRLKKENKMTWSPKNKGGEDRKDDLEKSDLDCVTKDSSDCKEKDLHLSDLDDMEDEDCDKMDSDCEKGPSEEQDLHRAMAVSGAPAKGDRGSELPLSLHPGFHPFPCGVKSVTSLPGLPSDFLDSVPLKPLSSTTTTSSSSSSSSSCGPPGALSLSHYEASDKPRIWSLARTAASGVILSSHPGAVLSPHPGAEGRHPGGDCQLHGSRPPQAPAVACRGGTGGGGLHASSHATNAENPFQEGPPLHPKLYGAGGYGHKALGLSCSAFPSLQDACQFASIEGFAGVKAETDSPDLSRACASLQEDKVTAFRAVMKR; the protein is encoded by the exons ATGCAACTTCACAG GTCAGGCTCTGACTGCACGAGTGGCTCCCCGTCCGCAGCCTCCTTCTGCTGCCCCCCGTCCTACGAGAACCGTCTGCTGGCGAGCACCAGGACGGAGCTCGGCGCCGCGCTCGGCATGTACAGCTCCCCTTATGCGGCTGCGGCTGCCGCCAGCCAGAACTATGCCAACTACTTCCCCTACAGCACCGAGCCGTCCGCCATCTACTCCACGCTG AACCCCCAGTATGATATTAAAGATGGCACTGGGACACTTCATTCTGGCATCACCCAAACTGCGGCATACTATCCTTACGAGCACTCGCTCGGACAGTACCAGTACGACAG GTACGGGACGGTGGACTTCAACAGCACAGCCAGGAGGAAGAACGCCACAAGGGAGACCACCAGCACCCTGAAGACCTGGCTGTACGAACACCGCAAGAACCCCTACCCCACCAAGGGCGAGAAGATCATGCTGGCCATCATCACCAAGATGACCCTCACACAGGTGTCCACCTGGTTCGCCAACGCCAGGAGGAGGCTAAAGAAGGAGAACAAGATGACCTGGTCCCCCAAGAACAAGGGCGGCGAGGACAGGAAGGATGACCTTGAGAAGAGCGACCTGGACTGCGTCACCAAAG actCCAGCGACTGCAAGGAGAAGGACCTGCACCTCAGCGACCTGGACGACATGGAGGACGAGGACTGTGACAAGATGGACAGCGACTGTGAGAAGGGCCCCTCAGAGGAGCAGGACCTCCACAGGGCCATGGCCGTGTCCGGGGCCCCCGCCAAGGGGGATCGCGGCTCCGAGCTCCCCCTGAGCCTCCACCCCGGCTTCCACCCGTTCCCCTGTGGCGTCAAGAGCGTGACCTCGCTCCCCGGCCTGCCCTCCGACTTCCTGGACTCTGTGCCTCTGaagcccctctcctccaccaccaccacctcctcctcctcctcctcgtcctcgtcctgtgggcccccgggggccctgtccctgtcccactACGAGGCCTCCGACAAACCCAGGATCTGGTCCCTGGCGCGCACCGCCGCCTCGGGGGTCATCCTGAGTTCCCATCCCGGGGCGGTCCTGAGCCCCCATCCCGGGGCCGAGGGGCGGCACCCGGGCGGGGACTGCCAgctgcacggctcccggccCCCCCAGGCCCCTGCGGTGGCGTGCCGGGGCGGCACCGGAGGCGGGGGCCTCCACGCTTCGAGCCACGCGACCAACGCGGAGAACCCCTTCCAGGAGGGCCCCCCCCTGCACCCCAAGCTGTACGGGGCGGGGGGCTACGGCCACAAGGCCCTGGGACTGTCGTGCTCCGCCTTCCCCTCGCTCCAGGACGCCTGCCAGTTTGCCAGCATCGAAG gattCGCTGGTGTCAAGGCGGAGACAGACTCGCCTGACCTCAGCAGGGCATGCGCGAGTCTGCAGGAAGACAAGGTCACGGCGTTCAGAGCGGTGATgaagaggtga